One part of the Marinobacter sp. M3C genome encodes these proteins:
- a CDS encoding EAL domain-containing protein translates to MTKARARMSLQSARMDRQRGSFSLRTLLLLFTGVLLVALLLASVGASYGYFREYVSSQLAGHAQDGATAVGLSLSNAIDGRDPVASNSLIDAVFDSGRYLSVEYLDHSGAVVAGRRISLSKVDAPAWFVHFADLPTPVATAQVVRGWQRLGLVNVVSHPGRAYQDLWRIAAALVLSAAVISSIGLLCLWLLLRQTLRPLHALERQADAIGRREFRQRIRVAGARELRQVTVAMNTMTDQLEKLFYGQARLIQQLRKLNNEDPVTGLASRTAFDQRLKVEVLSEERSAPGVLLIFQLSQFAKFNVSLGRQEGDRLLARLAKIIEHFTRQHADAFAGRRMGASFVLYLPGVSSDDALPWCQSLLADIDDAYSAIARPLAVAVHGGLAPTVQGGGVLELLIAADNALRQAQSQSESGCRLLVPGDGTQLGAEAWRLTLQEALAQKRFALWLQPVINCAGPVHGEPLYHQVFSRINTADGALKAALFVPMAEHLGLIAAIDRQLVHSVLEHLRQRPQMPLAVSLGNASVTDPQFQQDLLVELKAAGAVVRNLWVGISELAIHRHREEATRLVQSLNDLQVPVVVDRFGVGGVPFSYLKNLRLAALRIDNSFTHGINEHGDNRFFLKSVVDIAHSSGVKVFASGVETVEEFKVLCDLGIDGAMGYHLGRPFTAENHQLIGE, encoded by the coding sequence ATGACCAAGGCACGCGCCCGGATGAGTCTGCAGTCAGCCCGCATGGATCGCCAGCGAGGCAGTTTTTCGCTGCGCACTTTGCTGCTGCTGTTCACTGGGGTGTTGTTGGTAGCGTTGCTGTTGGCCAGCGTGGGCGCTAGCTACGGTTATTTCCGCGAGTACGTCAGCAGCCAGCTGGCTGGCCACGCCCAAGATGGCGCTACCGCCGTTGGTCTGTCCCTATCAAACGCCATTGACGGCCGCGACCCCGTTGCATCGAACTCGCTAATTGATGCCGTATTCGACAGCGGGCGTTACTTATCTGTTGAGTATCTTGATCATTCGGGCGCTGTGGTGGCTGGGCGCCGTATCAGCCTTAGTAAGGTTGACGCACCTGCCTGGTTTGTTCATTTCGCAGACTTGCCGACACCGGTCGCCACGGCCCAAGTGGTGCGGGGCTGGCAGCGCTTGGGTCTGGTTAATGTGGTCAGTCATCCCGGTCGGGCGTATCAGGACCTTTGGCGCATCGCAGCGGCGCTGGTTTTGAGTGCCGCCGTTATCAGCAGTATTGGTCTGCTATGTCTGTGGTTGTTACTGCGGCAGACTCTGCGGCCGTTGCATGCACTGGAGCGCCAGGCTGACGCTATTGGTCGGCGTGAATTCCGCCAACGCATTCGGGTGGCAGGCGCCCGTGAGTTACGCCAGGTCACCGTGGCCATGAACACCATGACCGATCAGCTGGAAAAGCTGTTTTATGGGCAGGCACGGCTGATCCAGCAGCTGCGCAAGCTTAACAATGAAGATCCGGTGACCGGCCTCGCCAGCCGCACCGCTTTTGACCAGCGCCTGAAAGTAGAGGTGCTGTCTGAAGAGCGATCGGCGCCGGGCGTGCTGCTGATTTTTCAGTTGTCGCAGTTTGCCAAGTTCAATGTGTCGCTGGGGCGCCAGGAGGGTGACCGGCTTTTGGCCCGCCTGGCCAAAATCATCGAACACTTTACTCGCCAGCACGCCGATGCCTTCGCGGGCCGGCGCATGGGCGCCTCGTTCGTGCTGTATTTGCCCGGTGTCAGCTCTGACGATGCCTTACCTTGGTGTCAGTCACTGCTGGCGGATATTGATGACGCCTACAGTGCCATTGCCAGGCCCTTGGCTGTAGCTGTGCACGGGGGGTTGGCGCCGACCGTTCAAGGCGGCGGCGTGCTGGAGTTGCTGATTGCAGCCGACAACGCCCTGCGCCAGGCTCAGTCGCAGAGCGAGTCTGGCTGTCGCCTGCTGGTTCCCGGTGACGGCACGCAGCTAGGCGCTGAGGCCTGGCGCTTAACGTTGCAGGAAGCTCTGGCGCAGAAGCGTTTCGCACTGTGGCTTCAGCCCGTGATAAATTGTGCAGGGCCGGTTCATGGTGAGCCGCTTTACCATCAGGTATTTTCGCGCATTAATACCGCCGATGGCGCGCTAAAGGCCGCGCTGTTCGTGCCTATGGCGGAGCATCTCGGGCTGATTGCGGCTATTGACCGCCAACTGGTGCACAGCGTTCTGGAGCATCTGCGGCAGCGTCCGCAGATGCCGCTGGCTGTTTCTTTGGGCAACGCCTCAGTTACAGACCCACAGTTTCAGCAGGACCTGCTGGTAGAATTAAAAGCAGCAGGAGCGGTGGTCCGTAACCTGTGGGTGGGCATTTCGGAATTGGCCATTCATCGCCACCGCGAGGAAGCTACCCGGCTCGTGCAGTCGCTGAACGACTTGCAGGTGCCGGTGGTAGTTGATCGTTTTGGCGTCGGCGGAGTGCCGTTTAGCTATTTGAAAAATCTGCGACTGGCAGCTCTGCGCATTGACAACAGCTTCACCCACGGCATTAACGAACATGGCGATAACCGCTTCTTTTTGAAGTCGGTTGTTGATATTGCCCACAGTAGCGGTGTGAAAGTGTTTGCCAGCGGCGTGGAAACCGTTGAGGAATTCAAAGTACTGTGTGATTTGGGCATTGATGGTGCAATGGGCTACCATCTAGGGCGTCCATTCACCGCAGAAAACCACCAATTGATAGGGGAATAA